The Candidatus Aminicenantes bacterium genome has a segment encoding these proteins:
- a CDS encoding bacteriocin, with amino-acid sequence MSDLLKRNMAPLGQKAWDEIDEQARSTLRGNLSARKLVDFDGPFGWTRSAVNLGRVNLDQADNPVQGIRWGLRQIQPLLEARVDFTLSMEELEHLERGVRNPDLAPLETACRQASHFEETAIYHGIEAAGINGIIPSSPHPAVEFQSLPEGFMEGVEAAILTLQQEGIGGPYHMV; translated from the coding sequence ATGAGCGATTTGTTGAAACGAAATATGGCTCCATTGGGGCAAAAAGCATGGGATGAAATAGACGAACAGGCGAGATCCACCCTGAGAGGAAACCTGTCCGCGCGGAAACTGGTGGATTTCGATGGACCCTTCGGTTGGACCCGGTCCGCGGTCAATCTGGGGCGGGTGAATCTGGATCAGGCGGATAACCCCGTCCAGGGGATTCGCTGGGGACTGCGTCAAATTCAGCCCCTGCTGGAAGCCCGGGTGGATTTCACCCTTTCAATGGAAGAACTGGAGCATCTGGAACGGGGCGTGCGCAACCCCGATCTGGCGCCGCTGGAGACTGCCTGCCGCCAGGCGTCCCACTTTGAAGAAACAGCCATCTACCACGGAATCGAAGCCGCCGGAATCAACGGCATTATTCCCAGTTCCCCACATCCGGCAGTTGAATTCCAGTCGCTGCCCGAGGGGTTCATGGAAGGCGTGGAAGCGGCCATTCTGACTCTGCAGCAGGAAGGCATCGGCGGTCCCTATCACATGGTGTT
- a CDS encoding nucleoside deaminase, with protein sequence MDRARAEARLGIERGDGGPFGALVVQGDEIISRSHNEVLLRRDPTAHAEILAIRSAARVLGRPHLHDCVLYTTCEPCPMCLGAVAWARIPRLYYGCTRNDAEKIGFSDRRIYSLIRDEADAVSLTRIPLGRISCLSLFEEWRRRKDSVVY encoded by the coding sequence ATGGACCGGGCCCGCGCAGAAGCCCGCTTGGGAATCGAGCGGGGCGATGGCGGACCTTTCGGCGCCCTGGTGGTTCAGGGCGACGAAATTATTTCCCGCAGCCACAACGAAGTACTTTTGAGACGTGACCCTACGGCGCATGCAGAAATCCTTGCCATTCGTTCCGCAGCGCGGGTTCTGGGGCGCCCCCACCTGCATGATTGTGTGCTCTATACCACGTGCGAGCCATGCCCCATGTGCCTGGGAGCGGTGGCCTGGGCCCGGATTCCCCGCCTTTATTACGGCTGCACCCGGAATGATGCTGAAAAGATCGGTTTTTCGGACCGTAGAATCTACTCTCTGATTCGCGACGAAGCGGATGCCGTATCACTGACGCGCATTCCTCTCGGGCGGATTTCCTGCCTGAGCTTGTTCGAGGAATGGCGGCGGCGTAAAGATTCTGTTGTCTATTGA